CATCAACACAATAATTCAGCTTATATAAAACTCTCATTacggtgagagaagaaagatttagaagggacctaaggggcaactttttcaatcaaaggtagtgcatgtatggaatgagctttcagaggaagtggtggaggctggtagaatgaCATGTAAATGCCATCTGGacgggtaaatgaataggaagggtttacagggatatgggccaagtgcagtcaAATGAGACGAGTTCAATTCAGGTTATCTGGTTGGcagagatgagttggaccaaagtgtctatttcatcctgtacatctctatgactatttgAAAAATGACCCAAGACTGTTTCCAGAACATGCCGTAAATGTTGAGAGTGTAACGTAATCATATCTCACCAGTAATTCATTGAGATATCGTAGGCTGAGGGAACTCAGGTCTGTACACTCATCCCCACTCACATATTCAAGATAGTAGTCCTCTCAGACAGATGAGTACAAACATTCCCCATGGTATTCGTCAAACACTTGACACCCGATGAGGATCCGTATATAATTCACCTCATCAGCTAAAGCAGGATCCCACTTTACCCCACACCCAGTACTGAGAACTGGCTCACTTTACCCTTAAACACCAATGTTCAAAATACACAGAGACGATGTCTGGTTCAACCTGAAAATCATCAAATGGAAAATGCATGGAGGGAACCAATCAGAGAAAAGTCATCCGTTCATGTTGGTGGTGAGACTAAGAATATTATGCCCCATAAGTCACATGTAACGCCTTTTTCCCGTATGAGTGTGTTGGTGCCTGTGGAGGTGTGCTAACTGACAGAATGATTTGTCGCACACCTCACACGTGTATGATTTCTCCTCTCTGTGAATTCTCTGATGGAGCAGGAGTCTTGATGAGTCAGAGAATGGTTTGTCACACACCTCGCATGTGAACGCTTTCTCCCCCGTGTGCGTACGTTGGTGCCTGCGGAGGGTCGCTAACTGTGAGAAGGATTTGCTGCACACTTCACATGTGTAGGGTTTCTCCCCCGTGTGTGTTCTCTGATGGAGCAGCAAGGTCGATGGGTCAGAGAATGCTTTGTCACACTCCTCGTACTTGTAcggtttctcccctgtgtgagtGCGTCTGTGTCTGTGGAGATTCCCTAACTGGGAGAATGATTTATCACATATCTCACACAAGTATGGCTTTTCCCCAGTGTGGATCTGGTAGTGAGCATGGAGCGTAGATGATCGTGAGAACGATTTGTCACACACGTTGCACAggaatggtttctcccctgtgtgggtGAGTTGATGTGTACGGACAACACTTGAGCATGTGAATGATTTGTCACAGACCTTGCACGTGAATGGTTTCTCTCCTGTATGGATGCGTTGGTGAATGTGGAGGGCTGATGAATAAgagaatgatttgtcacacaCTTCGCATGTGAATGGTTTCTCTCCTGTGTGAGTACGTTGATGAACGTGTAGGGCTGTTGAATAAGAAAATGACTTGTCACACACTTTGCACGCaaatggtttctcccctgtgtgaatacGTTGGTGTCTGCAAAGTTTCCATAACTGGCAGAATGCTTGGCCACAAATGTTACAAGTGTatggtttctccccagtgtgaatgcGCTGGTGTATGTGGAGGTTTCCGGATTTTGAGAATGATTTGTCACAGACTTCACACGTGAagggtttctcccctgtgtgagtGCGCTGGTGTGAATGAAGCTCTGATGGCCATGAGAACGATTTGTCACACATGTTGCACAggaatggtttctcccctgtaTGGGTGAGCTGATGTGTACGGAGAGCGCCTGAGCATGTGAATGATTTGCCACACACCTTGCAGGGGAATGGTTTCTCACCTGTATGGATGCGTTGGTGAATGCGCAGCACTGATGAATAAGAGTACGATTTGTGACAAACTTCGCACATGAATGGTTTCTCTCCTGTGTGAACGCGCTGGTGTCTGTGAAGTTGCCATAACTGGGAGAATGATTGGCCACAAATGTTACAAGTGTATGGTTTCTCCCCGGTATGAATGCGCTGGTGTATGTGGAGGTTTCCGGATTTTgagaatgatttgtcacacaCGTCGCACGTGAagggtttctcccctgtgtgggtGCGCTGGTGCGTGCGAAGATCTGATGACCGTGAGAATGATTTGTTACACACCTCACACGTGAATGATTTCTTCCTCGTGTGAACAGATTGTTGAGTGATCAGGTCACATTTGAACAGCTTCTTCTCAGTGTGAATGTGTCGATGAGTCACAAGTGCTGATGACAGTCTGAAAGCTTGGTCACACATGTCACACTTGAATGGTTTCGCTTGCATGTTGCTCTCTTTGCATATGAGGAGATTTTCTAAGCCTGTGGAGACCCCTTCATTCACCTCACATTAGAACAGCCTCTGTCCTGGAGGAATGAGTCAGTGATTCTTGTAGCACTCAACATATTTCGAGTCCCTCACACATCTTCACAACCTCACCCTGACCGATCACCCACAGCCGAACCTTCAGAAAGGTTGTTTCTGATGGAAGGCTCCACACCACTGACCAGTTTCAGATCTGATGATGTGTCAAAGCTCCCTTAATCTAGTTGATTTCCAGATAATAGTTTCACGGTGCATGGCTGGATGGCTTCTGACAATTGTGCAGTTGTTCCTTGTTTGGTGGTCAGGATCTATCTCTGTATCGATCCTCTCTGGACTCTCTGATGTAGCGTAAGGCAATCCTTCTGGAAAACGGGAAAAGGAAACATGATTTCCTCAAACTTCTCATTTTGAAAGACATAGAGTTtctcagtttttttttacaatttgtATTTTCATGGGACCTGGGGATCACTGGCAAGTCCAATATTTGTTGTCTATCCCCAAatgtccttgagaaggtagcGGTGAGCCATTTTCTCGAACTGTTGTGGTCTCCATTAGCAAAACTCAGTCTATAGATCTATTTCTAGTTCCACAGACAGCTAATTGATCAGGAAACACGACAAAGCAGGGCATTATACATTTCTCTGCATAAAACCGAtatgattcactcatgtcctttcaggaagcAAACTATTGttcttccattttctgtccgATAAGTAACTCCAGACACTTAGCAATGTGGGTGAATGTAACTGACCCTTTGAAATGTTCCAACAAGTCATCCATATCAACCgctagaaagagaaaaggaattaACTGGATAGACTTGGCAACAACTTCGGCACCGGAAATGACAACAACAAACTCAGCATTATTCATTCTGCAAAGTTGTCTTTATGGgtgctagtgccaaaattggaagaACTGTCTCACAGATTAATCATGCAACAGCCTCACAGTCATAtacatggaatcataccttacaggtaATGTTGAAGACAACATCTGCACCATCTGCACATACTTCCTGTCTCATTGGCAGGACAGGCCCAACAAAGGTGGTAGAACAGTTGATATCCTGTCAGGTGCGAactgctctgggagtcctcaacctGAAATATCATGGCATGCCATCAAAGATGGGCAAGAAAATCTCTTGCAGATTATCACAGACTATCCTCTTTCAACTGCAGAATCATATTGGACAACCTTTGGGGGGGAGCATTAAGGGTGACAAAGGCACAGATTGTACTCTGGGTGTGTGATTTCAGTATCCATCACTAAGTGTGACTCAACAGCAGCACTACAGATCGAGTCGTCGAGACGAAAGGCTGAAGGTGCCAGACAAGCAGCATAGTGCaaggatgtgcagatcaggtgaattggccatgctaaattgcccatagtgttaggtgtcaGAGGGGAAGtcggtctgtgtgggttactcttcggagggtcggtgtggactggttgggccaaagggcctgtttccacattgtagggagtctaatctaatctaatctaatctagtgaagaaaccaacaagagggaaaaacatacctgacctcaaCCTCACCAATATGCCTGCTGAAGATGCATCTGTCAATGACAGAATCAGTAAGAGTGACTACCGTACAGTCCTTGTGGCGATGAAGTTCCTCCTTCAGACTAAGAATAACCTCCACCTATCACCATGCTAATTGGGacaaacttcaaacagatctaacaactcaGAAACTGGGAATCCAAGAGGCACTGTCAGCCATGAGCAGCAGCAGAACCATGCTCCAACACTgcccacaacctcatggcctcTCATCGCTCCCAATCTGCCATTACAATCAAGCCAGGGgaccaaccctggttcaatgaagtgTGCAGGTCAGCATGCCAGTAGCAGGCAGACCTAAACATTATTTGTCAACATCTTAAAGCTCTCAAGCAGGACTACTAATGCGCCAAAAAGCATAATTAGCAAGTGATAGAGACATGTAAGCAATCAACGgatcagatcaatgcactgcaatCTTGCCATATCCAGTCGTGAATGCTGATAAACAATtaagcaactcactggaggaggactCCAAAACTCTCCCCATCCTCAAAGATAGGGGAGCCCAATAtatcaatgcaaaagataaggctgaagaatTTGCAATAATCTTCAGTAAGACGTGCCAAGTTGGCTGCTCCAAAATCATAGAtgacagtcttcagccaatttgattcactccacatgatatcaaaaaacagttggagacactggattcTGTTAAAGCTATAGACTCTGACATTTTTCCAGTAATAGTACTGAACACTTATTATGCCCTTAGACAAGCTATTCCAATACAGCTATAACACTAGCATCTCGACAACAGTGACATCGACCCAACAATGTTAAACTGTGCCAAGGTATGTCCTGTGTACAAAAAATAGGCCAAATCCAACCCAAAAAATTATCACCTTTTCAGTttcctctcgatcatcaggaaagtaatggaaagtgtcatcagcaatgatcttctcagtgacgcccagtttgggttcagcCAGggtgacttcattacagccttggtgcaaacatggataaaagatctgaattccagagatgaggtgagagtaaGAGTCCTggacatcaaggttgcatttgacAGAATGTGGCATCATTAATCTGCTTAAAACTAGACTCAATAGGAATCATGGGGAAAACTCACTACTGGTTAAATTCATACCTGGTACTTGAAAAAATGGTTgtaattgttggaggtcagtcacctcagctccaggagtTCCTCTGGGTAGTGGCCTCAAGCcacccattttcagctgcttcatcaatgaccttcccaccatcataaggtcagaagtggagttATTCTCAAACAATTGtacaacattcagcaccattctcaactcttcagatactgaaacaatccaTGCTCAAGTGCAACAAGAATTGGAtcatatccaggcttgggctgacacaTGACAAGTAACTATCGTGCCGCAAAATGCCACACGTTCACCactaagagacaatctaacactGACCCTTGACTTTCAATGGCGTTATCATCACTGGATCTCCCATCAACATACTTagaattaccattgaccagaaactgaaccagaatcatagaatcccaacagtgtgtaagcatgccattcagcccatcaaatctataCTAACCCACCAAACAACATGCCACATACACCCACTCCCCTACTCTAaccctgtatttctgatggttaatccaactagcctgcacatccctagacactatgggaaatATATCATGatcaattcaccgaacctgcacatctttggactgtgagagaaaaccaagcgcccacaggaaacccacatagccactgggagaacatgcaagctccacaAAGTCAGTTGCCccagggtgggattgaacccagctccctggtggtgggaggctacagtgctaaccactgagccactgtgccaccctattcAACACAGTGGGTACAAGAGCTAGGCAAACGCTCAAAATGCTGTAGTGAGTAATCACCTCCTGATACCCCAAAGCTACCCACCACTGACAAAGTACATGTTTGTAGTGgaatactaggagaaagtgaggactgcagatgctggagatcagagctgaaaatgtgttgctggaaaagcgcagcaggtcaggcagcatccaaggagcaggagaattgacgtttcgggcttatgcccccgaaacatcgattctcctgctccttggatgctgcctgacctgatgcgcttttccagcaacacatttttcagctgtaatggaatattccccactcacCAGGATAagtgcagctgcaacaacactcaagcttgttattatccaggacaaagcagcctgtttgattagcAAAATGACCAAGCTCTCCATCACCATTGCTCGACTAATTTGCAGAGCTCCAAACTTTAAGGTGATGTCACCACACTCTTGATTACAGTTCAAAAGCTTAAtgccatccagggcaaagcagcccatttgatgaGTACCACATCCAGATGTTTTCAattcctccaccactgacgctcagttaCAGCACTATGCACCagctacaagatgtactgcaggtATTCATTATAGATCCTTAGATAGTACTGTTCAAACTCTTCTCGAAGAACAAGGATAGCAGAAACGTGAGAACACTATAACCCGCAAGTACCTCACCATTCTGAATTGAAAAcatattgccatttcttcagtATGCACTGGGTTCAATATCCCAGAATTTCTTCCCTATGATGCATTGTCGGTCTTCGTACAGAAGACGGACCTACATTACATTTGAGTGTAGGAGGGCTGATCAATAAGTTCGTGgatgatatgaaaattggtgGGATGGTAAAGAGTGAGGGGGcagccttagattacaggaggAGATAAACAAGCTGGCTAGGTGAGCAGATCAATGGCAATGGGAATTCATTGGATAACTGAGGTGATCCACTTGAGTGGGACAAACTAAACAAATGCAATACATACTGAACTGGAGGGCCCTAGGAAACACTAGGGATCAGAGAGACCTTATTGTGCATGCCCACTGTTTCCTTAAGATAGTGGGACAGATATacaaagtggttaagaaggcagatgggatacttgccttcattagccGAGTCACAATTTTTAAGAACTGGGAGGTGATGTTGGAATTGTATAAACCTTGATTAGGCCACAGCGAGAGCATTGTcagcagttctggaatccatacTATACGAGGgaggtgattgcactggagagggtgcagagatttactAGGAAGGTGCCTGAGCTGGAGAATTTtaattatgaagagagattgggtttTTTTCTTGGGGAAAACAAGACTGAAGAGGCACATGATTTAGAAGTACAAAATTACAAGAGTTAGAAACAAGGTTGACAGGAAGCTGCTTTTCTCgttggtggagggatcaatgtCCAGACAGCATAGTGTTAAAGTGAGAAGAAGTTTTAAATCTGACATTGGAGAATTGTTTCTCACTTAGAGTGTGGTGTGAATGTAGAACTCCCTGTCTGTTACGGTGGTAGGTGAAGAAACTCTCATAACATTTCAGAAGTATTTAGATGAATACTTGCCATGCTAAGGCTATGGTgaagtactggaaaatgggattacagTAGTTTGATGCTGTTTTTGACCAGCGTAGACTCAATAAGCCAAACAGCCTTTTTCTATGCAGGAGACCTCAAGTATTCTATGACGCTATGATTGCAGCAGTCCAAGAATGtagttcaccaccactttctcaagggtaactagggataggcaacaaatgttggcctagccaggaAGGCCCACAACATCTGAGAGCATAAAATATTCCATTCactttctggtctccctcctatcggaaggatgttgtgaaacttgaaggggttcagaaaagaagaacaaggatgttgccagggttggagggtttgagctatggggaaagACTGagtaggctgggctgttttcccatgagcattggaggctgagaagtgagcttataaagatttataaaatcatgagagccatggatagagtaaatagacaaggtcttttccctggggtgggggagtcccaaactggagggcataggtttagggtgagggggcaataatttaaaaaggacccaaggggcaactttttcacacagagggtggtacgtgtatggaatgagctgcagaggaagtggtggaggttagtacaattacaaaatttaaaaggcatctgggtgggagcatgaataggaagggttgaagggatatgggccaagtgttggcaaatgggactagattaggataggatacctggttggcatggacaagttggactaaatggtctgtttctgtgctgtatatctctttgaCTCGGTGATCTGCTGGGTGGTTAAAATGAAATATTGAACAGTATGTGAAGGGATATATTTGTTCTGGCCAAAATCAGGCAATACAGATTAtttggaggacgggaaaaatttctggctgtaacagctgctccttttttgaagtATTTTAGGTGCTAGagatgatttccttgaattccaggagcagcaattactgtttcatatgctgttgcattgttctggaactttggaaaaaaaagtcaaacaaCAGCAGTATAGAAAGAGAGAACAGACAAATGACACACATGGTGAGGTAATTacaggagagagatagagataaagagagagagagagagagagagaacatgcacagttactgcctttgctgtttgaattcgtgtatcactGAACATCGGAGTCCATCTGGGAAAATTATcaaacaatgaaattcacaaatgatcttggaggaactattaggcgaagttcacagcaccgAATCAGATAGGTTAATCATTGTTGTAAGTGTGGCCCACAGACAATCTGCAGTAGGGAGTAGAGTAGGTTCATTCCTGATTATattttttggagatatgtctcttgattaaactttaaatatatgccataactattaatttaacgtGGGACATTGTttatagaggaataagacagtgttattttctgggtttgtagattgtgaaggagcaaaaatggcctttaatagagtgagagtttaagggttactgcggattatatctgtcataaatgctgctggctgcgaatcttatcagatcgaatgaatTGATTGGAGACACAGTGAGAAGCTATGAGGAATTTGCaatagcaacagtatgtgatggatggcagt
This Chiloscyllium punctatum isolate Juve2018m chromosome 30, sChiPun1.3, whole genome shotgun sequence DNA region includes the following protein-coding sequences:
- the LOC140455615 gene encoding uncharacterized protein gives rise to the protein MQAKPFKCDMCDQAFRLSSALVTHRHIHTEKKLFKCDLITQQSVHTRKKSFTCEVCNKSFSRSSDLRTHQRTHTGEKPFTCDVCDKSFSKSGNLHIHQRIHTGEKPYTCNICGQSFSQLWQLHRHQRVHTGEKPFMCEVCHKSYSYSSVLRIHQRIHTGEKPFPCKVCGKSFTCSGALRTHQLTHTGEKPFLCNMCDKSFSWPSELHSHQRTHTGEKPFTCEVCDKSFSKSGNLHIHQRIHTGEKPYTCNICGQAFCQLWKLCRHQRIHTGEKPFACKVCDKSFSYSTALHVHQRTHTGEKPFTCEVCDKSFSYSSALHIHQRIHTGEKPFTCKVCDKSFTCSSVVRTHQLTHTGEKPFLCNVCDKSFSRSSTLHAHYQIHTGEKPYLCEICDKSFSQLGNLHRHRRTHTGEKPYKYEECDKAFSDPSTLLLHQRTHTGEKPYTCEVCSKSFSQLATLRRHQRTHTGEKAFTCEVCDKPFSDSSRLLLHQRIHREEKSYTCEVCDKSFCQLAHLHRHQHTHTGKRRYM